One genomic region from Leptolyngbyaceae cyanobacterium JSC-12 encodes:
- a CDS encoding DNA-directed RNA polymerase subunit beta' (IMG reference gene:2510097385~PFAM: RNA polymerase Rpb1, domain 4; RNA polymerase Rpb1, domain 5; RNA polymerase Rpb1, domain 3~TIGRFAM: DNA-directed RNA polymerase, beta'' subunit), producing the protein MEEAGSTMVERNNQPVFRNQVINKKELTKMISWAFTNYGTARTAQMADKLKDLGFKFATRAGVSISVDDLQVPATKRKLLEAAEETIRETEERYIRGEITEVERFQKVIDTWNGTNEELKDEVVRNFKTNNPLNSVYMMAFSGARGNISQVRQLVGMRGLMANPQGEIIDLPIKTNFREGLTVTEYIISSYGARKGLVDTALRTADSGYLTRRLVDVSQDVIIREVDCGTQRGIAVRSMRDGDRVLIPLKNRLLGRVAAQDVVHPETGEVIVPRNQSISDDLAELIGKANVEEVVVRSPLTCEAVRSVCQQCYGWSLAHAKMVDIGEAVGIIAAQSIGEPGTQLTMRTFHTGGVFTGEMARQERASFDGVIHYPKRLRVRPFRTRHGEDAFVVDSADPSLKITLTAEDGQQQTFSVAQGATLLVRDGQKIKAGQILAEVPITGRSRKTTEKAAKDVASDIAGEVRFADLVPEEKKDRQGNTTRIAQRGGLLWILSGEVYNLPPGAEPVVKNGDRVEAGGVLAETKLITEHGGIVRLPQELEGSKGGREVEIITASVLLDQAQVRVESYQGRDHYLIETNHNQLFSLKATPGTKVTNNQVVAELIDDSYRTQTGGIIKYSGVEVAKRGKAKQGYEVVKGGTLLWIPEEAHEVNKDISLLLVEDGQYVEAGTEVVKDIFCQSNGVVEVTQKNDILREIVIKPGDLHMIDNPDDIITREAILVNPGQQVMPGLVVDELKYVEYIESPEGPALLLRPVTEFSVPDEPSVPSQESSNEDSGRSIRLRAVQRMPYKDGERVKSVEGLELMKIQLVLEIDQDAPQLAADIELLPDETNPDILRLQLVILESLVIRRDIAADQTQGSTLTRILVKDGDQIAPGAVVARTEIQCKEEGEVRGIHEGAEAIRRVLVVRSADLITVSTQGNPPTVKVGDLLVAGSEIAAGITLEESGFVVQVNDSEVVLRLARPYRVSPGAVLHIDDGDLVQRGDNLVLLVFERTKTGDIIQGLPRIEELLEARKPREACVLAERSGTAQVVYGEDDSVEVKVIESDGNLREYQINPGQNVIVSDGQEVSAGERLTDGPANPHELLEVLFKANRETLGVHDSSLHSLREVQMFLVNEVQSVYQSQGIDISDKHIEVVVRQMTSKARIDDGGDTTMLPGELVELYQVEQVNEAMSITGGAPAEYTPVLLGITKASLNTDSFISAASFQETTRVLTEAAIEGKSDWLRGLKENVIIGRLIPAGTGFNAYEEIGSPDVDLSYEAIGVFDDDTDLTDVVLDDRTARTYGLDSFEDHPTYGLNYGMTADSKGDLYSSILEDGEEYISDETDDGDDDDFEDD; encoded by the coding sequence ATGGAAGAGGCGGGGTCAACAATGGTAGAGCGTAACAATCAACCAGTTTTTCGTAATCAGGTTATCAACAAGAAAGAACTCACCAAGATGATTTCTTGGGCGTTCACAAATTATGGCACCGCTCGAACAGCCCAGATGGCAGACAAATTGAAGGATCTGGGATTTAAGTTTGCGACACGTGCAGGAGTCTCTATTAGTGTGGATGATCTGCAAGTGCCTGCGACTAAGCGCAAGCTTTTAGAAGCAGCGGAAGAAACAATTCGTGAAACAGAGGAACGCTATATCCGTGGGGAGATTACGGAAGTTGAACGGTTTCAGAAAGTAATTGACACCTGGAACGGAACCAATGAAGAGTTGAAGGATGAGGTTGTTCGCAACTTTAAGACGAATAATCCGCTGAACTCTGTGTATATGATGGCGTTCTCTGGAGCACGGGGTAACATTTCGCAGGTGCGGCAATTAGTGGGGATGCGGGGCTTGATGGCGAATCCGCAGGGGGAAATTATTGACTTGCCGATTAAAACAAACTTCCGTGAAGGGTTGACTGTCACTGAGTACATCATCTCTTCTTATGGTGCGCGTAAGGGATTGGTAGATACTGCTTTACGAACAGCTGACTCTGGCTACCTGACTCGCCGTCTGGTGGATGTGTCTCAGGATGTAATTATTCGTGAGGTCGATTGTGGAACTCAACGGGGCATTGCGGTGCGGAGTATGCGGGATGGCGATCGCGTCCTGATTCCACTCAAGAATCGACTTCTAGGACGTGTCGCAGCCCAAGATGTGGTACATCCTGAGACTGGCGAGGTGATTGTTCCGCGCAATCAATCGATTTCCGATGATCTAGCAGAACTCATTGGCAAAGCTAATGTAGAAGAGGTAGTGGTGCGATCGCCCCTTACCTGCGAAGCAGTTCGCTCGGTCTGTCAGCAATGCTATGGCTGGAGCCTTGCCCACGCCAAGATGGTGGACATTGGCGAAGCAGTGGGGATTATTGCAGCGCAGTCGATTGGTGAACCGGGCACCCAGCTTACGATGCGAACCTTTCACACAGGCGGGGTGTTTACTGGAGAAATGGCACGGCAAGAGCGTGCTAGTTTCGATGGGGTGATTCACTATCCCAAGCGGCTGCGTGTACGTCCATTCCGAACTCGTCACGGCGAAGATGCCTTTGTCGTAGATTCTGCCGATCCCAGCTTAAAAATTACTCTCACTGCAGAAGACGGTCAGCAACAAACTTTCTCAGTAGCTCAGGGCGCAACCCTGTTGGTACGGGATGGACAAAAGATCAAGGCAGGGCAGATTTTAGCAGAAGTTCCGATTACAGGACGGTCTCGCAAGACCACGGAAAAAGCCGCAAAAGACGTAGCTTCCGACATTGCAGGTGAAGTTCGCTTTGCGGATCTGGTTCCTGAAGAGAAGAAAGACCGTCAAGGAAACACCACTCGCATTGCTCAACGCGGCGGCTTACTGTGGATTCTTTCGGGCGAAGTGTACAATTTGCCTCCTGGTGCAGAGCCTGTTGTAAAGAACGGCGATCGCGTTGAAGCAGGGGGTGTCCTAGCTGAAACCAAGCTCATCACAGAACATGGCGGTATCGTGCGCTTACCGCAAGAACTGGAAGGCAGCAAAGGTGGGCGTGAAGTTGAGATTATTACTGCATCCGTCCTACTTGACCAGGCGCAGGTTCGGGTCGAAAGCTACCAAGGACGGGATCACTACCTGATTGAAACTAACCATAACCAGTTGTTCTCGCTCAAGGCAACTCCTGGTACTAAAGTGACCAACAACCAAGTTGTTGCCGAACTAATTGATGATAGCTACCGCACTCAAACAGGCGGCATTATCAAGTATTCCGGCGTGGAAGTTGCCAAGCGTGGCAAAGCCAAGCAAGGATACGAAGTAGTCAAAGGTGGAACCTTGCTGTGGATTCCAGAAGAAGCCCATGAAGTCAACAAGGATATTTCACTACTCTTAGTTGAAGATGGGCAATATGTTGAAGCTGGAACCGAGGTCGTTAAAGATATCTTCTGTCAAAGCAACGGGGTCGTTGAAGTTACTCAGAAGAATGACATTCTGCGGGAAATTGTGATCAAACCAGGTGACCTGCACATGATCGACAATCCCGACGACATCATAACTCGTGAAGCCATCCTTGTGAACCCTGGACAACAGGTGATGCCTGGACTAGTCGTAGACGAATTGAAATATGTGGAATACATCGAATCTCCAGAAGGTCCTGCGTTACTATTGCGCCCAGTAACGGAATTTTCAGTTCCTGACGAACCCTCTGTTCCCAGTCAAGAATCGAGTAACGAAGACTCCGGGCGTTCCATTCGTCTACGGGCGGTGCAGCGCATGCCATACAAAGACGGAGAGCGAGTGAAGTCGGTTGAAGGATTGGAACTGATGAAGATCCAGCTTGTTCTGGAGATTGATCAAGATGCACCTCAACTTGCAGCTGATATCGAGCTGTTGCCTGACGAAACAAATCCCGATATACTGCGCCTGCAGCTTGTCATTCTAGAATCATTGGTTATTCGTCGTGACATTGCCGCTGACCAAACTCAGGGCAGCACTCTAACTCGTATTCTGGTAAAAGACGGTGACCAAATCGCTCCTGGTGCTGTAGTGGCACGGACTGAAATCCAATGTAAAGAAGAGGGTGAAGTTCGAGGGATTCACGAAGGAGCAGAGGCAATTCGACGAGTACTGGTCGTTCGGAGTGCTGACTTAATTACCGTGAGCACTCAGGGCAATCCACCCACTGTGAAAGTTGGTGACCTGCTAGTTGCTGGTTCTGAAATTGCAGCAGGTATCACGTTAGAAGAATCTGGATTCGTGGTTCAAGTGAACGATTCTGAAGTAGTGCTACGACTTGCCCGCCCATATCGAGTTTCCCCTGGTGCAGTTTTGCATATCGATGATGGAGACTTGGTGCAGCGGGGTGACAACCTGGTACTGCTGGTGTTTGAACGGACTAAAACTGGTGATATCATCCAAGGCTTGCCCAGAATTGAAGAATTGCTGGAAGCCCGAAAACCTCGTGAAGCCTGTGTTTTGGCAGAACGATCTGGAACCGCTCAAGTGGTTTATGGTGAAGATGACTCTGTGGAAGTGAAAGTGATTGAATCAGATGGTAACTTGCGCGAGTATCAGATTAATCCAGGTCAAAACGTGATTGTTTCAGATGGTCAGGAAGTCAGTGCAGGTGAGCGTCTGACAGATGGACCAGCGAACCCTCACGAACTCCTAGAAGTCTTGTTCAAGGCAAATCGGGAAACATTAGGCGTTCATGATTCTTCGCTGCATAGCTTGCGGGAAGTTCAGATGTTTCTGGTGAATGAAGTACAGTCTGTGTATCAGTCTCAGGGCATTGATATTTCTGACAAACACATCGAAGTGGTAGTACGTCAGATGACATCTAAAGCCCGGATTGACGATGGTGGTGACACTACTATGCTGCCGGGTGAATTGGTTGAACTATACCAGGTGGAACAGGTCAATGAGGCAATGTCTATTACGGGTGGTGCACCAGCTGAGTATACGCCTGTTCTTTTGGGAATCACTAAAGCGTCATTGAATACAGACAGTTTTATTTCGGCTGCCAGTTTCCAGGAAACCACTCGAGTACTCACGGAGGCAGCAATTGAAGGGAAGTCTGATTGGTTACGTGGCTTAAAGGAGAACGTAATTATTGGACGCCTGATTCCAGCCGGTACTGGGTTCAATGCTTATGAAGAAATTGGTAGTCCGGATGTGGATTTGTCTTACGAAGCGATCGGTGTATTTGATGATGACACAGATCTTACGGATGTCGTTCTGGATGATCGCACTGCTCGAACTTACGGACTGGACAGCTTTGAAGATCATCCAACGTATGGCTTGAACTACGGCATGACGGCTGATAGCAAAGGCGATTTGTATTCCTCGATTTTGGAAGATGGCGAGGAGTATATCAGCGATGAGACTGATGATGGTGATGATGACGACTTCGAGGATGATTAA
- a CDS encoding DNA-directed RNA polymerase gamma chain (IMG reference gene:2510097386~PFAM: RNA polymerase Rpb1, domain 2; RNA polymerase Rpb1, domain 1; RNA polymerase Rpb1, domain 3~TIGRFAM: DNA-directed RNA polymerase, gamma subunit; DNA-directed RNA polymerase, beta' subunit, predominant form): MPKLEQRFDYVKIGLASPERIRQWGERTLPNGQAVGEVTKPETINYRTLKPEMDGLFCERIFGPAKDWECHCGKYKRVRHRGIVCERCGVEVTESRVRRHRMGYIKLAAPVAHVWYLKGIPSYMAILLDMPLRDAEQIVYFNAYVVLNPGNADNLSYKQLLTEDQWIEIEDQLYSEDSQLTGVEVGIGAEALQRLLQDINLEEEAEKLREEIATSKGQKRAKLIKRLRVIDNFIATGSQPDWMVLTVIPVIPPDLRPMVQLDGGRFATSDLNDLYRRVINRNNRLARLQEILAPEIIVRNEKRMLQEAVDALIDNGRRGRTVVGANNRPLKSLSDIIEGKQGRFRQNLLGKRVDYSGRSVIVVGPKLKIHQCGLPREMAIELFQPFVIHRLIRQGLVNNIKAAKKLIQRNDPIVWDVLEEVIEGHPVLLNRAPTLHRLGIQAFEPILVEGRAIQLHPLVCPAFNADFDGDQMAVHVPLSLEAQAEARLLMLASNNILSPATGRPIITPSQDMVLGCYYLTAENPNAKKGAGRYFANLDDAITAYEQQQVDLHAYVWVRFDGQAESDVPDNEVLEEETTPDGVVTRTYKFRRVRTDAEGNLISQYIRTTPGRIIYNKTVQDALAG, translated from the coding sequence ATGCCGAAGCTAGAGCAGCGTTTTGACTATGTGAAGATTGGTCTGGCATCTCCAGAGCGCATCCGGCAGTGGGGAGAGCGGACACTGCCCAACGGTCAAGCGGTGGGTGAAGTAACGAAACCTGAAACGATTAATTACCGAACGCTCAAGCCGGAGATGGATGGGCTGTTTTGTGAACGGATTTTCGGTCCAGCAAAGGATTGGGAATGCCATTGCGGAAAATATAAACGAGTTCGTCATCGTGGAATTGTTTGTGAACGTTGCGGCGTTGAAGTCACAGAGTCACGAGTTCGGCGTCACCGGATGGGCTATATCAAACTCGCGGCTCCTGTTGCTCACGTCTGGTATCTCAAAGGAATTCCTAGCTACATGGCGATTCTGCTGGATATGCCGTTGCGGGATGCAGAGCAGATTGTTTATTTCAATGCTTATGTGGTTCTCAACCCAGGTAATGCAGATAATCTGAGTTATAAACAATTGCTAACGGAAGATCAATGGATCGAGATTGAGGATCAGCTTTACAGTGAAGATTCTCAGTTGACAGGGGTTGAGGTTGGAATTGGCGCAGAAGCCCTACAGCGCCTGCTCCAGGATATCAATTTGGAAGAAGAAGCGGAGAAGTTGCGAGAGGAGATTGCAACCTCGAAGGGGCAGAAGCGAGCCAAGTTGATTAAGCGTTTGCGGGTAATTGATAATTTCATTGCTACGGGTTCTCAGCCCGATTGGATGGTGTTGACGGTGATTCCAGTGATCCCGCCAGATTTGCGTCCAATGGTGCAGTTGGATGGGGGACGGTTTGCCACATCCGACTTGAATGATTTGTATCGCCGGGTGATTAACCGCAACAACCGCTTAGCTCGTCTGCAAGAGATTCTGGCTCCTGAGATTATTGTTCGTAACGAAAAGCGGATGTTGCAGGAAGCGGTGGACGCATTGATTGATAATGGTCGGCGCGGTCGTACTGTAGTAGGGGCGAATAACCGCCCACTCAAGTCTCTTTCCGACATTATTGAAGGGAAACAGGGGCGTTTCCGCCAAAACCTGTTGGGTAAACGGGTAGACTACTCTGGGCGTTCTGTGATCGTGGTGGGTCCAAAGTTAAAAATCCATCAGTGCGGGTTACCGCGAGAAATGGCGATCGAGTTATTTCAACCCTTTGTTATTCATCGGCTGATTCGACAAGGATTGGTCAACAATATCAAGGCGGCTAAGAAATTAATCCAGCGCAACGATCCGATTGTGTGGGATGTGTTGGAAGAAGTCATTGAGGGGCACCCAGTATTGCTCAACCGAGCACCCACGTTGCACCGTTTAGGCATCCAGGCATTTGAACCCATTCTGGTGGAAGGTCGAGCAATTCAGTTACATCCGCTCGTTTGTCCTGCGTTCAACGCTGATTTTGATGGTGACCAGATGGCGGTTCACGTTCCCCTGTCTTTAGAAGCGCAGGCAGAAGCAAGACTATTGATGCTGGCATCGAACAACATCCTCTCTCCAGCTACTGGACGACCAATCATCACACCCAGTCAGGACATGGTATTGGGCTGTTATTACTTAACGGCTGAAAATCCAAATGCGAAGAAGGGTGCAGGTCGTTATTTCGCCAATTTGGATGATGCAATTACAGCATACGAACAGCAACAGGTTGATTTGCACGCTTATGTTTGGGTGCGATTTGATGGACAGGCAGAATCTGATGTTCCCGATAATGAGGTGTTGGAGGAAGAAACAACTCCGGATGGAGTGGTTACTCGCACCTATAAGTTTCGTCGAGTTCGCACGGATGCAGAAGGAAACCTGATTTCTCAATACATCCGCACAACTCCAGGTCGAATCATTTACAACAAAACAGTTCAAGATGCCCTGGCAGGCTGA
- a CDS encoding DNA-directed RNA polymerase subunit beta (IMG reference gene:2510097387~PFAM: RNA polymerase Rpb2, domain 3; RNA polymerase Rpb2, domain 6; RNA polymerase Rpb2, domain 2; RNA polymerase beta subunit external 1 domain; RNA polymerase beta subunit; RNA polymerase Rpb2, domain 7~TIGRFAM: DNA-directed RNA polymerase, beta subunit) codes for MTNFNTPAFTLPDLVEIQRESFRWFLEEGLIEELDSFSPITDYTGKLELHFIGKDFKLKRPKYDVDEAKRRDSTYAVQMYVPTRLINKETGEIKEQEVFIGDLPLMTDRGTFIINGAERVIVNQIVRSPGVYYKSETDKNGRRTYNASLIPNRGAWLKFETDKNDLVWVRIDKTRKLSAQVLLKALGLSDGEIFDALRHPEYFQKTIEKEGQYGEEEALMELYRKLRPGEPPTVSGGQQLLDSRFFDPKRYDLGKVGRYKLNRKLRLNVPETMRVLTPQDILAAIDYLINLEFDIGAIDDIDHLGNRRVRSVGELLQNQVRVGLNRLERIIRERMTVSDADSLTPASLVNPKPLVAAIKEFFGSSQLSQFMDQTNPLAELTHKRRLSALGPGGLTRERAGFAVRDIHPSHYGRICPIETPEGPNAGLIGSLATHARVNAYGFIETPFYKVENGRVRRDTSPVYMTADEEDDLRVAPGDIPMDEDGNILGEQVPVRYRQDFTTTAPDEVDYVAVSPVQIISVATSLIPFLEHDDANRALMGSNMQRQAVPLLRPERPLVGTGLEAQAARDSGMVIVSRTDGEVTFVSADRIRVRDTNGKEHEYQVQKYQRSNQDTCLNQRPIVFIGDRVSVGQVLADGSATQEGELALGQNILVAYMPWEGYNYEDAILISERLVYNDVYTSIHIEKYEIEARQTKLGPEEITREIPNVGEDALRQLDETGIIRIGAWVEQGDILVGKVTPKGESDQPPEEKLLRAIFGEKARDVRDNSLRVPNGEKGRVVDVRVFTREQGDELPPGANMVVRVYVAQKRKIQVGDKMAGRHGNKGIISRILPVEDMPYLPDGTPVDIVLNPLGVPSRMNVGQVYECLLGWAAENLGVRFKVVPFDEMHGEEKSRETVHAKLKEASDERGADWVFNPNDPGKIQVFDGRTGEPFDRPVTVGIAYMLKLVHLVDDKIHARSTGPYSLVTQQPLGGKAQQGGQRFGEMEVWALEAFGAAYTLQELLTVKSDDMQGRNEALNAIVKGKAIPRPGTPESFKVLMRELQSLCLDVAVHKLDTREDGTSRDTEVDLMADVNTRRAPSRPTYESISRDELDDGDE; via the coding sequence ATGACTAACTTCAACACACCCGCCTTTACTCTTCCGGATTTGGTCGAAATTCAGCGGGAAAGTTTCCGCTGGTTCTTGGAAGAAGGACTGATTGAGGAACTTGACAGTTTTTCTCCAATTACCGACTACACAGGAAAACTTGAACTGCATTTTATTGGGAAAGACTTTAAGCTTAAACGCCCGAAATACGACGTAGATGAAGCAAAGCGCCGCGATAGTACTTACGCGGTTCAGATGTATGTGCCTACTCGACTGATTAATAAAGAAACAGGAGAGATTAAGGAGCAGGAAGTCTTCATTGGGGATTTACCCTTGATGACGGATCGTGGAACCTTCATTATCAACGGCGCTGAACGGGTAATTGTGAATCAGATCGTTCGTAGCCCTGGGGTCTATTACAAATCTGAAACCGACAAAAATGGACGCCGTACTTACAATGCAAGTCTCATCCCAAACCGAGGTGCCTGGTTAAAGTTTGAAACCGATAAAAATGATTTGGTTTGGGTTCGGATTGATAAAACCCGTAAGTTGTCGGCTCAAGTATTGCTAAAGGCATTAGGTCTTAGCGATGGTGAAATCTTCGACGCCCTTCGCCACCCTGAATACTTCCAGAAAACAATTGAAAAGGAAGGTCAGTATGGTGAGGAAGAAGCCTTAATGGAGTTGTATCGGAAACTGCGTCCCGGTGAGCCTCCAACCGTTTCTGGTGGGCAGCAGCTACTTGATTCTCGCTTCTTTGATCCCAAGCGTTATGACCTTGGCAAGGTGGGTCGATACAAGCTAAACCGAAAACTTCGGTTGAACGTACCTGAAACCATGCGGGTGCTTACACCTCAAGACATTTTGGCAGCGATCGATTATTTAATTAATCTGGAGTTTGATATTGGCGCGATCGACGACATTGACCACTTGGGGAACCGTCGAGTACGCTCTGTTGGTGAGTTGCTACAAAACCAAGTCAGGGTTGGCTTGAATCGGCTGGAACGGATTATTCGGGAACGGATGACTGTTTCTGATGCTGACTCATTAACCCCAGCATCCCTAGTGAATCCCAAGCCACTTGTAGCAGCGATTAAAGAATTTTTTGGTTCTTCTCAACTTTCGCAGTTCATGGACCAGACAAATCCACTGGCGGAGTTGACTCACAAACGCCGCTTGAGCGCTCTTGGTCCGGGTGGTTTGACTCGTGAACGTGCAGGCTTTGCGGTTCGAGATATTCACCCTTCTCACTACGGTCGAATTTGCCCGATTGAAACACCTGAAGGTCCGAATGCGGGTTTGATTGGCTCTCTGGCAACCCACGCTCGTGTTAACGCCTACGGTTTTATCGAAACGCCGTTCTACAAAGTTGAGAATGGTCGAGTTCGCAGAGACACTTCTCCTGTGTATATGACGGCAGATGAGGAAGATGATTTGCGGGTTGCACCGGGCGACATTCCCATGGATGAGGATGGCAACATCTTGGGTGAACAGGTTCCTGTCCGATATCGCCAAGACTTTACAACTACTGCACCGGATGAGGTGGATTACGTTGCAGTTTCTCCTGTTCAGATTATTTCCGTAGCAACTTCGCTGATCCCCTTCTTAGAACATGATGATGCCAACCGTGCCTTGATGGGTTCTAACATGCAGCGACAGGCAGTTCCTTTGTTGCGACCGGAGCGTCCTCTCGTTGGCACAGGGTTAGAGGCTCAAGCTGCAAGAGACTCTGGGATGGTAATTGTCAGTCGTACAGATGGTGAGGTCACGTTTGTCTCTGCTGATCGCATCCGTGTACGAGATACCAATGGCAAGGAGCATGAATATCAGGTTCAGAAATACCAGCGTTCTAATCAGGATACCTGTTTGAACCAGCGTCCAATCGTTTTCATTGGCGATCGCGTATCAGTCGGGCAAGTCCTGGCAGATGGTTCTGCAACCCAAGAGGGTGAACTGGCCCTGGGTCAAAACATCCTCGTTGCCTACATGCCCTGGGAAGGCTACAACTACGAAGACGCAATCCTGATTAGCGAGCGGCTTGTGTACAACGACGTGTACACTTCAATTCACATTGAGAAATACGAGATCGAAGCACGTCAAACTAAGTTGGGTCCTGAAGAAATTACTCGCGAAATTCCAAATGTTGGTGAAGATGCTCTGCGACAACTGGATGAAACTGGGATCATTCGCATTGGGGCGTGGGTAGAACAAGGCGACATCCTGGTGGGGAAAGTCACTCCCAAAGGGGAATCAGATCAACCTCCTGAAGAAAAGCTCCTAAGAGCAATCTTTGGTGAGAAAGCACGGGATGTTCGCGATAATTCTCTGCGGGTACCCAACGGTGAAAAAGGACGTGTTGTCGATGTTCGCGTCTTTACGCGGGAACAAGGTGATGAACTGCCGCCTGGTGCCAACATGGTTGTTCGAGTCTACGTTGCCCAAAAGCGCAAGATTCAAGTGGGTGACAAAATGGCAGGACGACACGGCAACAAGGGAATTATCTCACGAATTCTACCTGTGGAGGATATGCCTTACTTGCCTGATGGCACCCCAGTTGACATTGTGTTGAACCCACTGGGGGTGCCTTCTCGAATGAATGTAGGACAGGTTTATGAATGTCTCTTAGGCTGGGCAGCCGAAAACCTGGGTGTTCGATTTAAGGTTGTACCGTTTGATGAAATGCACGGTGAAGAAAAATCCCGTGAAACTGTGCATGCCAAGCTCAAAGAAGCAAGTGATGAGCGAGGGGCAGATTGGGTGTTTAACCCAAACGATCCCGGTAAGATCCAGGTCTTTGATGGGCGCACAGGAGAGCCCTTTGACCGCCCGGTGACTGTTGGGATTGCCTACATGCTGAAACTCGTTCACCTGGTTGATGACAAGATTCATGCTCGTTCGACGGGTCCCTACTCGCTGGTTACACAACAGCCATTGGGTGGCAAGGCACAGCAAGGCGGTCAGCGTTTTGGAGAAATGGAGGTATGGGCGCTGGAGGCATTTGGTGCAGCTTACACCTTGCAGGAGTTGTTGACAGTGAAGTCGGACGATATGCAGGGGCGAAACGAGGCATTGAACGCGATCGTCAAAGGCAAAGCCATTCCTCGTCCAGGTACGCCCGAGTCCTTCAAGGTGTTAATGCGAGAACTTCAGTCTTTGTGTCTAGATGTAGCAGTTCACAAGCTGGATACTCGCGAAGATGGCACTAGTCGGGATACGGAAGTGGATCTGATGGCAGATGTGAACACTCGTCGCGCCCCGTCGCGCCCTACCTATGAATCTATCTCTCGTGACGAACTGGATGACGGAGATGAATAA
- a CDS encoding hydrolase, TatD family (IMG reference gene:2510097388~PFAM: TatD related DNase~TIGRFAM: hydrolase, TatD family) — MHLVDTHVHINFDTFQEDLESVARRWREVGVVRLVHSCVEPSEFVQIQAIADAFPEVFFAVGLHPLDVDGKWHPHVVKEILQFAESDQRVVAIGETGLDFFKASNQDQQMQAFEAQLAIAQQLNLPVIVHCREAAAPMADLLRHFCQQNGAVKGVMHCWGGTPEETQWFLDLGFYISFSGTVTFKKAIQVQKSAQMVPSDRLLIETDCPFLAPVPMRGRRNEPAYVKYIAEQVASLRNLSVEELAETTTRNACQLFRLPLPDHLVS; from the coding sequence ATGCATCTTGTTGATACTCACGTCCACATCAATTTTGATACGTTTCAGGAAGATTTGGAGTCTGTCGCACGGCGTTGGCGAGAGGTTGGCGTTGTGCGGCTTGTTCATTCGTGTGTTGAACCTTCTGAGTTCGTTCAGATTCAGGCGATCGCAGATGCTTTTCCAGAGGTTTTTTTTGCTGTTGGATTGCACCCTTTGGATGTAGATGGAAAGTGGCACCCACATGTAGTGAAAGAAATTCTCCAGTTTGCTGAATCGGATCAACGGGTAGTAGCCATTGGAGAAACCGGATTGGATTTTTTCAAGGCAAGTAATCAGGATCAACAAATGCAGGCGTTTGAGGCTCAGTTGGCGATCGCGCAACAGCTTAACTTGCCTGTGATTGTCCATTGTCGAGAGGCAGCCGCTCCTATGGCAGACTTATTGCGGCATTTTTGCCAGCAAAATGGGGCTGTGAAGGGAGTAATGCATTGCTGGGGCGGGACACCGGAAGAAACTCAGTGGTTTCTGGATCTTGGTTTCTACATTAGTTTTAGTGGCACGGTGACCTTTAAGAAGGCAATCCAGGTTCAGAAGTCTGCCCAGATGGTTCCCAGCGATCGCCTGTTAATTGAAACCGATTGCCCATTTCTAGCCCCAGTCCCTATGCGAGGTAGACGAAACGAGCCAGCTTATGTCAAGTATATTGCTGAACAAGTTGCCAGCTTGCGAAATCTTTCCGTAGAAGAATTAGCTGAAACGACAACTCGAAACGCCTGTCAGCTTTTTCGGCTTCCTTTACCCGATCATTTAGTAAGCTAA
- a CDS encoding SSU ribosomal protein S20P (IMG reference gene:2510097389~PFAM: Ribosomal protein S20~TIGRFAM: ribosomal protein S20): MANIKSAIKRVQIAERNRLRNKSYKSAVKTLMKKYFAAVDTYAADPSPDSRQEVQQRLAAAYSKIDRAVKRGALHSNNGARKKSRLMKALKKAESSQSVAS, from the coding sequence GTGGCTAATATCAAGTCTGCTATCAAGCGTGTTCAGATTGCAGAGCGCAATCGTCTTCGTAATAAGAGCTACAAGTCAGCTGTTAAGACGCTGATGAAGAAGTATTTTGCGGCTGTTGATACCTACGCCGCTGATCCAAGCCCAGATTCACGGCAAGAAGTGCAGCAGCGGCTAGCAGCGGCTTACAGCAAGATTGATAGAGCTGTAAAACGTGGTGCGTTGCATTCAAACAATGGTGCTCGAAAAAAATCCAGACTGATGAAAGCGCTTAAGAAAGCGGAATCTTCTCAATCGGTTGCTTCTTAG